One Paraburkholderia aromaticivorans genomic region harbors:
- a CDS encoding trimeric intracellular cation channel family protein, with protein MIDLASGPSIVSVTATAVGALSGALFAVERRFGLSGVLCLAFSTGVTGSLMRDVLLQSGPSVILTDVSYLLAVLVCAATGFFFSSVIRWVHPLLVVFDALSIGFFAVLGATKAMHAGLGPLGAILIGLINAIGGWVLRDILAGDRPQLVLPGPIYAIAAGVASALYMVLVVSLHVATAPAALATIVVGFSIRMAALRYGWNAPAPST; from the coding sequence ATGATTGATCTTGCCAGCGGGCCTTCGATTGTCAGCGTGACGGCCACCGCGGTCGGCGCACTCAGCGGCGCTTTGTTTGCCGTGGAGCGCCGCTTCGGTCTGAGCGGTGTGCTTTGCCTTGCATTCAGCACCGGCGTCACCGGCAGTCTGATGCGTGACGTGCTGCTGCAGAGCGGTCCGTCCGTGATACTCACCGATGTCAGCTACCTGCTTGCGGTTCTGGTATGCGCAGCAACGGGATTCTTCTTTTCAAGCGTGATCCGCTGGGTACATCCGTTGCTCGTGGTGTTCGACGCACTGTCGATCGGGTTCTTTGCGGTGTTGGGCGCCACCAAGGCCATGCACGCCGGACTGGGGCCCCTCGGGGCGATTCTGATCGGCCTCATTAACGCGATTGGTGGTTGGGTGCTGCGGGACATCCTCGCGGGTGACAGGCCTCAACTCGTGCTTCCGGGGCCGATATACGCGATCGCGGCGGGCGTCGCAAGCGCACTCTATATGGTGCTGGTGGTTAGCCTGCACGTCGCCACCGCGCCTGCCGCGCTGGCTACCATTGTCGTCGGCTTCTCGATACGTATGGCTGCACTGAGATACGGCTGGAATGCGCCCGCCCCATCGACTTGA
- a CDS encoding NfeD family protein, protein MAPGGLFWWIGAGVLVVLELLSGTFYLLMIALGCVAAALAHLAGAAADVQFAVAAVVALAAVLLLRRSRFGRRTRKEASRNPDVNLDIGQTLTVPAWHERRARADYRGAAWDVELAAGEPEDAQLYEITELRGSCLVVVAARHSNSRATIA, encoded by the coding sequence GTGGCGCCAGGTGGATTGTTCTGGTGGATCGGGGCGGGTGTGCTGGTCGTGCTGGAGTTGCTCAGCGGCACCTTCTATCTGCTGATGATCGCGTTGGGCTGTGTCGCGGCCGCGCTTGCGCATCTCGCGGGCGCCGCAGCCGACGTGCAGTTCGCGGTCGCGGCCGTGGTGGCGCTGGCGGCGGTCCTGCTGCTCAGGCGTTCGCGGTTCGGCCGCAGAACGCGCAAGGAGGCGTCGCGCAACCCGGACGTCAATCTCGACATCGGTCAAACGCTGACCGTGCCGGCGTGGCACGAGCGGCGGGCACGCGCCGACTATCGCGGCGCGGCATGGGATGTCGAACTGGCCGCGGGCGAGCCGGAAGACGCGCAGCTCTACGAAATTACGGAGTTGCGCGGCAGTTGCCTCGTCGTCGTGGCCGCGCGTCATTCAAACAGCCGGGCCACCATTGCGTGA
- the guaB gene encoding IMP dehydrogenase: MRLIQTALTFDDVLLVPAFSDVLPRDTSLKTRLTRNISLNMPLVSAAMDTVTEARLAIAMAQMGGVGIIHKNLTAAEQAREVAKVKRFESGVVRDPITVPPQMKVRDVIALSQQHGISGFPVVEGAQLIGIVTNRDLRFEERLDEPVRNIMTPRERLVTVKEGTPLAEAKALMHSHRLERVLVINDAFELRGLMTVKDITKQTEHPDACKDEHGKLRAGAAVGVGADNEERVELLVQAGVDVIVVDTAHGHSQGVLERVKWVKQNFPHVEVIGGNIATAAAAKALVEYGADGVKVGIGPGSICTTRIVAGVGVPQVTAISNVSEALKGTGVPVIADGGVRFSGDVSKALAAGANAVMMGSMFAGTEEAPGDVFLYQGRQYKSYRGMGSVGAMKDGAADRYFQDNSANIDKLVPEGIEGRVAYKGSVNAILFQLIGGVRASMGYCGCRTIVEMNEKAEFVQITGAGLRESHVHDVQITKEAPNYHVD, translated from the coding sequence ATGCGTCTGATCCAAACAGCACTCACGTTCGATGACGTGCTCCTCGTCCCGGCTTTCTCCGATGTTCTGCCGCGCGACACCAGCCTCAAGACCCGGCTGACCCGCAACATCTCCCTGAATATGCCGCTTGTGTCCGCCGCCATGGACACCGTCACCGAAGCACGCCTTGCCATTGCGATGGCGCAAATGGGTGGCGTGGGCATCATCCACAAGAATCTCACCGCAGCCGAACAGGCGCGTGAAGTGGCCAAGGTCAAGCGCTTCGAATCGGGCGTCGTGCGTGATCCGATCACGGTGCCGCCGCAAATGAAAGTGCGCGACGTGATCGCACTGTCGCAGCAGCATGGCATTTCAGGCTTCCCGGTCGTCGAAGGCGCGCAACTTATCGGTATCGTCACGAACCGCGACCTGCGTTTCGAGGAGCGTCTGGACGAGCCGGTGCGCAACATCATGACGCCGCGCGAGCGTCTCGTCACCGTCAAGGAAGGCACGCCGCTCGCCGAAGCCAAGGCGCTGATGCACAGCCACCGCCTCGAACGCGTGCTGGTCATCAACGACGCATTCGAACTGCGCGGCCTGATGACCGTCAAGGACATCACCAAGCAGACCGAACACCCGGACGCATGTAAAGACGAACACGGCAAGCTGCGCGCGGGCGCGGCGGTCGGCGTCGGCGCGGACAATGAAGAGCGCGTCGAACTGCTGGTGCAGGCGGGCGTCGACGTGATCGTCGTCGATACCGCGCACGGCCACAGCCAGGGCGTGCTCGAGCGCGTCAAGTGGGTCAAGCAGAACTTCCCGCACGTCGAAGTGATCGGCGGCAACATCGCCACCGCGGCGGCCGCCAAGGCGCTCGTCGAATACGGCGCGGACGGTGTGAAGGTCGGTATCGGCCCGGGCTCGATCTGCACGACGCGGATCGTCGCCGGCGTGGGCGTGCCGCAGGTCACCGCGATCTCGAACGTGTCTGAAGCGCTGAAGGGCACGGGAGTGCCGGTCATCGCCGACGGCGGCGTGCGCTTCTCGGGCGACGTCAGCAAGGCGCTGGCAGCCGGCGCGAATGCCGTGATGATGGGCAGCATGTTCGCCGGCACCGAAGAAGCGCCGGGCGACGTCTTCCTGTATCAGGGCCGCCAGTACAAGTCTTACCGTGGCATGGGCTCGGTCGGCGCGATGAAGGACGGCGCGGCGGACCGCTACTTCCAGGACAACTCCGCGAACATCGACAAGTTGGTGCCGGAAGGTATCGAAGGCCGCGTCGCCTACAAGGGCTCGGTCAACGCGATCCTGTTCCAGTTGATCGGCGGCGTGCGCGCCAGCATGGGCTACTGCGGCTGCCGCACCATCGTCGAGATGAACGAGAAGGCCGAGTTCGTGCAGATCACGGGCGCGGGCTTGCGCGAGTCGCACGTGCATGATGTGCAAATCACCAAGGAAGCGCCCAACTACCACGTGGACTAA
- the smpB gene encoding SsrA-binding protein SmpB yields the protein MSIIDNRKAFYDYSVEERYEAGLVLEGWEVKALRAGRGQIKEGYVVIKNNELFLIGTHISPLPEASTHINPDPVRTRKLLLHSEEISKLISKVEQRGYTLVPLNFHYKGGRVKCEIGLAKGKKQHDKRETEKKRDWEREKARLMRSPS from the coding sequence ATGAGCATCATCGACAACAGAAAAGCCTTCTACGACTACTCGGTCGAAGAACGCTATGAAGCAGGGCTCGTGCTCGAAGGATGGGAGGTCAAGGCGCTGCGCGCCGGGCGCGGCCAGATCAAGGAAGGTTACGTCGTTATCAAGAATAACGAACTGTTCCTGATCGGCACGCACATCAGCCCGCTGCCCGAAGCCTCGACCCATATCAATCCCGACCCGGTGCGCACGCGCAAGCTGCTGCTGCATAGCGAAGAGATCAGCAAGCTGATCAGCAAGGTCGAGCAGCGCGGCTACACGCTCGTGCCGCTGAATTTTCACTACAAGGGCGGCCGCGTCAAATGCGAGATCGGCCTGGCCAAGGGTAAGAAGCAGCACGACAAGCGCGAGACTGAGAAAAAGCGCGATTGGGAACGTGAGAAAGCGCGTCTGATGCGCTCGCCGAGTTGA
- a CDS encoding DMT family transporter, which produces MQRGVAYGVIAGALWGMVFLVPRVLPDFSPLLLSAGRYTMYGIVSLAAALPMARSLVKRLTREDLGALVKLALAGNLLYYLLLTAAVHLIGIAPASLIVGVLPVTVTLLGRRDHGAVPLARLAWPLTLVMAGIACINIDVFTVAESTPVSVVTKLTGLACAVGALGCWTWFAVENARYLQRQTHFSGNEWSVLWGVVTGALGAALWLLIAVLPAGGPQGELADGRWHTFWMLNLGLAIGASWLGNGLWNAASKRLPLTLSGQMIVFETLFALLYAFIYDQRLPRPLELAAILLLVAGVCWSVRQHADDDTSRVARIKEKPQVSAP; this is translated from the coding sequence ATGCAACGCGGTGTGGCATATGGAGTAATCGCCGGGGCCTTATGGGGCATGGTTTTTCTGGTGCCGCGCGTGCTGCCGGACTTTTCGCCGCTGCTTCTGAGCGCGGGCCGCTACACGATGTACGGCATCGTCTCGCTGGCCGCCGCGCTGCCCATGGCGCGCTCGCTCGTCAAACGCCTGACCCGCGAGGATCTCGGCGCGCTGGTGAAACTGGCTTTGGCCGGCAACCTCCTCTACTACCTGCTGCTGACGGCCGCCGTGCACCTGATCGGCATCGCACCGGCGTCGCTGATCGTCGGCGTGCTGCCCGTCACGGTCACGCTGCTGGGCCGGCGCGATCACGGCGCGGTGCCGCTCGCCCGCCTCGCCTGGCCGCTGACGTTGGTGATGGCGGGCATCGCCTGCATCAACATCGATGTGTTCACCGTGGCGGAGAGTACGCCGGTCAGCGTCGTCACCAAGCTGACCGGACTCGCCTGCGCGGTCGGCGCGTTGGGCTGCTGGACGTGGTTTGCGGTCGAAAACGCCCGCTATCTGCAGCGCCAGACGCATTTCAGTGGCAATGAATGGTCGGTCCTATGGGGCGTGGTGACGGGCGCGCTCGGTGCGGCGCTGTGGCTCTTGATCGCCGTGCTGCCGGCGGGCGGCCCGCAAGGCGAACTGGCCGACGGACGCTGGCACACCTTCTGGATGCTCAACCTGGGGCTCGCGATCGGCGCGTCGTGGCTCGGCAACGGGCTGTGGAATGCCGCATCGAAACGGCTGCCGCTGACGCTCTCAGGCCAGATGATCGTGTTCGAGACGCTTTTCGCGCTGCTTTACGCGTTCATTTATGACCAGCGACTGCCGCGTCCGCTCGAGTTGGCGGCGATTCTGCTGCTGGTGGCCGGCGTGTGCTGGTCGGTGCGCCAGCATGCGGACGACGATACGTCCAGGGTCGCACGGATCAAGGAAAAGCCGCAAGTGTCGGCGCCGTGA
- a CDS encoding RnfH family protein, with protein sequence MSARLSIEVCYASAGEQALIAVELPEGATLQQALDVSGILRRFPQIDLGTQKVGVFGKLKPLDAVLADHDRVEIYRPLLVDPKVSRQRRVEKTRKAGSIEGRRWQNKDSR encoded by the coding sequence ATGAGCGCGCGCTTGTCGATTGAAGTCTGCTATGCGTCTGCCGGCGAGCAGGCCCTGATTGCCGTGGAATTGCCGGAAGGCGCCACGCTGCAGCAGGCGCTGGACGTGAGCGGCATCTTGCGGCGTTTCCCGCAGATCGATCTGGGCACGCAGAAAGTGGGCGTGTTCGGCAAGCTCAAGCCGCTCGACGCGGTGCTGGCCGACCACGATCGCGTGGAGATCTACCGGCCGCTGCTGGTCGATCCGAAGGTGTCGCGTCAGCGGCGCGTCGAAAAGACCCGCAAGGCGGGCTCGATCGAAGGGCGTCGGTGGCAGAACAAGGATTCGCGGTAG
- the guaA gene encoding glutamine-hydrolyzing GMP synthase: MHDKILILDFGSQVTQLIARRVREANVYSEIHPYDVDASFIRDFAPTGVILSGGPSSVTETDTPRVPQAVFELGVPVLGICYGMQAMAEQLGGKVDIGHLREFGYAEVRARNHTSLLEGISDFTTPEGHGMLKVWMSHGDKVLEMPPGFALMASTESCPIAAMADEKRRFYGLQWHPEVTHTVQGRAMLERFVLQICGARPDWEMGHYIDEAVAKIREQVGKEHVILGLSGGVDSSVAAALLHRAIGDQLTCVFVDHGLLRLNEAEQVMATFADHLGVKVIHVDASEVFLRKLAGVTDPEAKRKIIGAEFVEVFQTEAGKLTDAKWLAQGTIYPDVIESAGKGKKATQTIKSHHNVGGLPETLNLKLLEPLRELFKDEVRELGVKLGLPPAMVYRHPFPGPGLGVRILGEVRRDFADLLRRADAIFIETLRTFIDKETGKSWYDLTSQAFAVFLPVKSVGVMGDGRTYEYVVALRAVQTLDFMTAHWAHLPHELLGHVSNRIINEVRGINRVVYDISGKPPATIEWE, from the coding sequence ATGCATGACAAGATCCTGATCCTCGACTTCGGTTCTCAAGTCACCCAACTGATTGCACGTCGCGTTCGCGAAGCCAACGTGTATTCAGAAATTCATCCGTACGACGTCGATGCGTCGTTCATTCGCGACTTCGCGCCGACGGGCGTGATCCTCTCCGGCGGCCCGAGCTCGGTCACCGAAACCGATACGCCGCGCGTGCCGCAAGCCGTGTTCGAACTCGGCGTGCCGGTGCTCGGCATTTGCTACGGCATGCAGGCCATGGCCGAGCAACTCGGCGGCAAGGTCGATATCGGCCATCTGCGTGAGTTCGGTTATGCCGAAGTGCGCGCGCGCAATCACACGAGCCTGCTCGAAGGCATCAGCGACTTCACCACGCCGGAAGGTCACGGCATGCTGAAGGTGTGGATGAGCCACGGCGACAAGGTGCTGGAAATGCCGCCGGGCTTCGCGCTGATGGCGTCGACGGAATCGTGCCCGATCGCGGCCATGGCCGACGAAAAGCGCCGTTTCTACGGCCTGCAATGGCACCCGGAAGTCACGCACACCGTGCAGGGCCGCGCCATGCTCGAGCGCTTCGTGCTGCAGATTTGCGGCGCGCGGCCCGACTGGGAAATGGGCCACTATATCGACGAAGCCGTCGCGAAGATTCGCGAGCAGGTGGGTAAAGAGCACGTGATTCTGGGACTGTCGGGCGGCGTGGATTCGTCGGTGGCGGCGGCGCTGCTGCATCGCGCGATCGGCGATCAACTGACCTGCGTGTTCGTCGATCATGGCCTCTTGCGGCTGAACGAAGCCGAGCAGGTCATGGCGACCTTCGCTGACCACCTTGGCGTAAAGGTGATTCACGTCGACGCAAGCGAAGTGTTTCTGCGCAAGCTGGCCGGTGTGACCGATCCGGAAGCGAAACGCAAGATCATCGGCGCGGAATTCGTCGAAGTGTTCCAGACCGAAGCCGGCAAACTGACCGATGCGAAGTGGCTGGCGCAAGGCACGATCTATCCGGACGTGATCGAATCGGCCGGCAAGGGCAAGAAAGCGACGCAGACCATCAAGAGCCACCACAACGTGGGCGGCCTGCCTGAGACGCTGAATCTGAAGCTGCTCGAACCGCTGCGCGAACTGTTCAAGGACGAAGTCCGCGAACTCGGCGTCAAGCTCGGTTTGCCGCCGGCCATGGTGTATCGCCACCCGTTCCCGGGCCCGGGTCTGGGCGTGCGGATTCTCGGCGAAGTGAGGCGCGATTTCGCGGACCTGCTGCGCCGCGCGGACGCGATTTTCATCGAGACGCTGCGTACTTTCATCGATAAGGAAACCGGCAAGTCCTGGTACGATCTGACGAGCCAGGCGTTCGCGGTGTTTCTGCCGGTGAAGAGCGTCGGCGTGATGGGCGACGGGCGCACTTACGAGTACGTCGTTGCGCTGCGTGCCGTGCAGACGCTGGACTTCATGACCGCGCATTGGGCGCATCTGCCGCATGAACTGCTGGGGCACGTGTCGAACCGGATCATCAATGAAGTACGCGGGATTAACCGGGTGGTGTACGACATCTCGGGTAAGCCGCCGGCGACGATCGAGTGGGAGTGA
- a CDS encoding SPFH domain-containing protein encodes MDSTIVGAVLLIIVIVLAAQIIKIVPQQHAWVLERLGRYHRTLTPGLSFAFPFVDRIAYKHILKEIPLEVPSQVCITRDNTQLQVDGVLYFQVTDPMKASYGSSNFVFAITQLSQTTLRSVIGKLELDKTFEERDFINHSIVSSLDQAATNWGVKVLRYEIKDLTPPKEILHAMQAQITAEREKRALIAASEGRKQEQINIASGGREAAIQKSEGERQAAINQAQGQASAILAVAEANSQAIQKIAAAIQSNGGMEAVNLKVAEQYVNAFGNLAKQGTTLIVPGNLADMSSMIASALTIVNKGKGATEVR; translated from the coding sequence ATGGATTCGACCATCGTCGGGGCGGTGCTTCTGATCATCGTGATCGTACTGGCGGCGCAGATCATCAAGATCGTGCCGCAGCAGCATGCGTGGGTTCTGGAGCGGCTCGGCCGCTATCACCGTACGCTGACGCCGGGCTTGAGCTTCGCGTTTCCGTTCGTCGATCGGATCGCCTATAAGCACATCCTCAAGGAAATTCCGCTCGAGGTGCCGAGCCAGGTCTGTATCACGCGCGACAACACGCAATTGCAGGTGGACGGCGTGCTGTATTTTCAGGTCACCGACCCCATGAAGGCGTCGTACGGATCGAGCAACTTCGTGTTCGCGATCACGCAGTTGTCGCAAACCACGCTGCGCTCGGTGATCGGCAAGCTCGAACTCGACAAGACTTTCGAGGAGCGCGACTTCATCAACCACAGCATCGTGTCGTCGCTCGATCAAGCTGCGACGAACTGGGGCGTGAAAGTGTTGCGCTACGAGATCAAGGACCTGACGCCGCCCAAGGAAATTCTCCACGCGATGCAGGCCCAGATCACCGCCGAGCGCGAGAAGCGCGCGCTGATCGCCGCTTCGGAAGGGCGCAAGCAGGAGCAGATCAATATCGCGTCCGGCGGCCGCGAGGCCGCGATCCAGAAGTCCGAAGGCGAGCGGCAGGCGGCGATCAACCAGGCGCAAGGTCAGGCGTCGGCGATTCTGGCCGTGGCCGAAGCCAACTCGCAGGCGATTCAGAAGATCGCGGCCGCCATCCAGTCGAACGGCGGGATGGAAGCGGTGAACCTCAAGGTGGCCGAACAATACGTGAACGCGTTCGGCAATCTGGCGAAGCAAGGCACCACGCTGATCGTGCCGGGCAATCTCGCGGACATGAGTTCGATGATCGCGTCGGCGCTGACGATTGTGAATAAGGGGAAGGGCGCGACTGAGGTGCGGTGA
- a CDS encoding phosphate acyltransferase, whose protein sequence is MRAAQIVVDEGIAYPVLVGRLNVIAERIESFGLRLKLGENCECVNVLDDPRYQETWNEYYALVTRKGVTRALARDEMRNRTTLIGAMLVRRGEADAMLCGTYGTYADHLKYVNDVIGMRPGVSTFAALQMLILPERQLFICDTHVNLEPSVAQIAEMTLLAAEAVRRFGITPSVALLSHSSFGSSNAPSALKMRDALALVHERAPTLAVDGEMRGDAALSKAILDDVCLESRLVEEANLLIMPNVDAANIAHNLLRMAAGGGITVGAILLGAAKPVHIMTPSSTVQRIVNMTAVAVVDAASERSQAGRSADAPLAFWL, encoded by the coding sequence TTGCGCGCGGCTCAGATCGTGGTCGACGAAGGGATTGCGTATCCGGTGCTGGTTGGCCGTTTGAACGTCATTGCCGAGCGCATCGAGAGCTTCGGACTGCGTCTGAAGCTCGGCGAGAATTGCGAATGCGTGAACGTGCTCGACGATCCCCGGTATCAGGAGACCTGGAATGAGTATTACGCCCTGGTGACGAGAAAGGGTGTGACGCGTGCGCTCGCGAGAGACGAGATGCGCAACCGTACGACGCTGATCGGCGCCATGCTGGTGCGACGCGGCGAAGCCGATGCCATGCTGTGCGGGACCTATGGCACCTATGCCGACCACCTCAAGTACGTGAACGATGTGATCGGCATGCGCCCTGGCGTCAGCACGTTCGCCGCGCTGCAGATGCTGATCCTGCCGGAGCGCCAGCTGTTTATCTGCGATACGCACGTCAACCTCGAACCGTCCGTGGCACAGATCGCGGAGATGACGCTGCTCGCCGCTGAAGCCGTGCGGCGTTTCGGCATCACGCCGAGTGTCGCGCTGCTGTCCCATTCGAGTTTCGGCAGTTCGAACGCGCCGTCGGCGCTGAAGATGCGAGACGCGTTGGCGCTGGTTCACGAGCGCGCTCCCACGCTTGCGGTCGACGGCGAAATGCGTGGCGACGCGGCGCTATCCAAGGCCATTCTCGACGACGTCTGCCTGGAGTCGCGCCTGGTGGAAGAAGCGAATCTGCTCATCATGCCCAACGTCGACGCAGCGAACATCGCGCACAACCTGCTGCGGATGGCTGCCGGCGGCGGCATTACGGTCGGCGCCATCCTGCTGGGCGCGGCGAAACCGGTGCATATCATGACGCCGTCGTCGACCGTGCAGCGCATCGTCAACATGACGGCGGTCGCGGTGGTCGACGCCGCCTCGGAGCGCTCGCAAGCCGGACGATCCGCCGATGCTCCGCTGGCATTCTGGCTTTGA
- a CDS encoding type II toxin-antitoxin system RatA family toxin: MADVQKTVLIRHSAEQMFDLVTDVADYPNFLPWCGGVEIRRRDETGMEAKIDINFKGIKQHFATRNSMERPTRIDMEFADGPFRKFTGFWRFTPLRADACKIEFALHYEFTNIILEKIIGPVFNHIAHTFVESFVKRADQRYGKA; the protein is encoded by the coding sequence ATGGCAGATGTCCAGAAAACCGTGTTGATCCGCCATTCGGCGGAACAGATGTTCGACCTCGTCACCGACGTCGCCGATTACCCCAACTTCCTGCCGTGGTGTGGGGGAGTCGAAATCCGCCGCCGTGACGAAACCGGCATGGAGGCGAAGATCGATATCAACTTCAAGGGCATCAAGCAGCACTTCGCCACGCGTAACAGCATGGAGCGGCCCACGCGCATCGATATGGAGTTCGCGGACGGCCCGTTTCGCAAATTCACTGGCTTCTGGCGCTTTACGCCATTGCGCGCCGATGCCTGCAAGATCGAATTCGCGCTGCACTACGAATTCACCAACATCATTCTCGAGAAGATCATTGGCCCAGTGTTCAATCACATCGCCCATACCTTCGTCGAATCGTTCGTGAAGCGCGCCGACCAGCGCTACGGTAAGGCATGA
- a CDS encoding biotin/lipoyl-containing protein, which translates to MATIKEIRVPDIGDFNDIPVIEVLIKAGDTVQLEDPLITIESDKATMEVPASEAGIVKEVKIKDLTHAEIPDVVASAYGAQGLRFGPEYLIPKPFDPRLIERIAPAVAKAAMDSGIATQPIADLEAYRLKLRRFIYQSGSSRMEPVFAAAKKTQDEWSTPRARKSGSCARLRSWSTKGLRIRCWLAV; encoded by the coding sequence TCCGGACATCGGCGACTTCAACGACATACCGGTCATCGAAGTGCTTATCAAGGCTGGCGACACCGTCCAGCTCGAAGATCCGCTGATCACGATCGAGTCCGACAAGGCCACGATGGAAGTGCCTGCATCGGAAGCCGGCATCGTCAAGGAAGTGAAGATCAAGGATCTCACGCATGCCGAGATCCCCGATGTGGTCGCCAGCGCCTATGGCGCCCAGGGTCTGCGCTTCGGTCCGGAATACCTGATTCCCAAGCCCTTCGATCCGCGGCTGATCGAGCGCATTGCGCCAGCGGTCGCCAAGGCGGCGATGGACAGCGGCATCGCCACGCAACCGATCGCCGACCTCGAGGCCTACCGGCTCAAGCTGCGGCGTTTCATCTATCAGTCCGGCAGCAGCAGGATGGAGCCGGTATTCGCAGCGGCAAAAAAAACCCAAGACGAGTGGTCTACGCCGAGGGCGAGGAAGAGCGGGTCTTGCGCGCGGCTCAGATCGTGGTCGACGAAGGGATTGCGTATCCGGTGCTGGTTGGCCGTTTGA